The Haloferax sp. Atlit-12N region ACCGGGCTGGATGACCGCCTCGATGCCCACGTCGGCCGCCTTCTCCACGCCGTCCGGGAACGGGAAGAACGCGTCGGAGGCCATGATTGCTCCCTGCGCGTCCTTGCCCTCAGCGTGTTCCTCGGCCTTCATCGCGGCGAGTTCGACCGCGTCGACGCGGGAGACCTGCCCCATGCCGACGCCGACCGTCTCGGTGCCCTTGACGAAGAGAATCCCGTTGGACTTCACGTGCTTCAGGACCTTCCACGCGAACAGCATCGTCTCCAACTGCTCGTCCGTGGGTTCGGTCTCGGTGACGACTTCAAGGTCGTCGAGCGTCGGCGTCCAGAGGTCGCGCTCCTGGACGAGTCGCCCGCCGACGAGCGCTTTCTCGGTGTACGTCTCGGTGCGCTCGCCGAGTTCGCCCACATCAAGGACGCGGAGGTTCTTCTTCTCGGTCAGCACGTCGAGCGCGTCGTCGGTGTAGCCGGGCGCGACGACGACTTCCTTGAACGAGTCGATAATGAGTTCGGCCGTCTCGGCGTCGCACTCGCGGTTGAGCGCGACGATGCCGCCGAAGGCGCTCATCGGATCCGTGGCGAGGGCGTCGGCGTAGGCCTCCGCGAGCGTGTCGGCGGTGGCACAGCCGGCGGGGTTCGTGTGCTTGATGACCGCCGCGGCAGGCTCATCGAACTCCTTGATGATGTTCAGCGCGCCGTCGGCGTCGTTGTAGTTGTTGTACGACAGCCCCTTCGCGCCCTCGTTGAGCTGGGGCGCGCCGACGACCGACGCCTCGTCGCACGTCTCGTCCACGTAGACGGCGGCGTCCTGATGCGGGTTCTCGCCGTACCGAAGTTCGTCGTAGCGGTCCTCGGAGGTGACGCGGCGCTCGGGGAGGCCGGCGTCAACGTCGCCCTCGACGGTGACGGAGTCGTCTTCGACCGTCACGCGACCCTCGGCGAACCAGCGGACTGCGCGCGGGTAGGCCTTGAACTCGGCGTCGTAGAGGACGCGCGATTTGAGGTCGTCGGCGTCGTCGTCGGTGTAGACCGGAACGGCCTCCTGCGTGACGATGGGGCCGGCGTCGACCTCCTCGTTGACGACGTGGACCGTACAGCCGGTCGTCTTGACGCCGGCGTCGAGCACCTGCTCGTGGGCGTCCATGCCGGGGAACGCGGGGAGCAGCGACGGGTGGACGTTGAGCGTCGTGGGCGCGGCGTCGAGGAACGTCGAAGTGAGCACGCGCATGTAGCCGTCGAGACAGACGATATCGAAGTCGTAGTCCGCGAGGGCGTCGAGGATGCGCTCCTCGTGGGACTCGCGGGACTCGTCGTCGCCGCGTTCGACGACTTCGCTGGGGATGCCATGTTCGTCCGCCCAGTCGAGGACGGGCGCGTCGGCGCTGTTCGAGACGACGACGCCGAGTTCCGCCCCGCCGGGGGCGCGGTCGGCGATGTTGCGCAGGTTTCGTCCGCGGTTGCTCGCGAGACCGGCGATGGTGACCATGTGGTGAGAGCGTCCCGCGGCCCTCAAAGTGGTTGCGGTCCTCGTCGCCGACATATACTCAATTGTGTATATGTACTCCCAGACTCGACCGGAGAACGCCGCTGAGTGCGCACAGTCGTGCCTAACTGTCGGCCTCGCGGCGGCGACGAATCCGCGGCGTTTAACCTCCCCCATCGTGACGACTCAGACATGACCGACGCCGACCGGCACGACCCGCTGTACGCGGTGTCCCCGCTCGACGGGCGATACGCCTCCCGAACCGCACCCCTCGCGCCGCACGTGAGCGAGGCCGCGCTCATGCGCGCCCGCGTAGAAGTCGAAGTGGAGTACCTCCTCGCGCTCGCCGACCTCGACGTGACGCCGCTTTCGTTCACCGAGGCCGAGCGCGCCGACCTCCGAGCGCTCTACGAGGAGTTCGACGCCGACGACGCCGACCTCGTGAAGCGGCTCGAAGTCGAGGGCGCGGAAGGCTTCTCGGCGACGAATCACGACGTGAAGGCCGTCGAGTACTTCATCCGTACCGAGACCGACGAGTCGGTCCACCCGTGGATTCACTTCGGCCTCACCTCCGAGGACGTGAACAACCTCGCCCAGCGCCTCATGGTGAAGGGCGCGGTCGAGGAAGTCATCGTCCCCGAACTCCGCGACACTCGCGACGAACTCGTCTCGCTCGCGCAGGAGTTCCGCGACGTGCCCATGCTCGCGCGGACCCACGGCCAGCCCGCGACGCCGACGACGTTCGGCAAGGAGATGGCCGTCTACGCCGCCCGCCTCGGTCGGACGCTCGCCCGCGTCGAGGCCGCGACCGACGACCTCGCCGGCAAACTCGCGGGCGCGTCGGGCGTCTACGCGGCCCACGTCGCCGCCTACCCCGACGTCGACTGGCGGGCGTTCTCCCGCGAGTTCGTCGGGTCGCTCGGCCTCGACCACACCGCGCTCGCCACGCAGGTCAACCCCTGCGACGACCTCGCGGCGCTGTTCGACGCCGTCCGCGGCGTCAACAACGTCCTCGTCGACCTCGACCGCGACGCGTGGCTGTACGTCTCCGACCGCTACCTCGGACAGGAGGCCGTCGAGGGCGAAACCGGCTCCTCGACGATGCCGCACAAGGTCAACCCCATCGACTTCGAGAACTCCGAGGGTAACCTCTCGAAGGCCAACGCGGACCTGACGTTCCTCGCCGACTACGTGACGACCTCGCGCCTCCAGCGCGACCTCTCGGACTCCACGGTCAAGCGCAACGTCGGCGCGGCGTTCGCCCACTGCCTCATCGGCTACAAGAAGACCCAGACCGGCCTCGGGAAAGTCGTCCCGAACGAGCAGGTCATGCGGGACGAACTCGACGACACGCCGGCCATCATCGGCGAGGCCGTCCAGACGATTCTCCGCCGCGAGGGCGACACGCAGGCCTACGAGCGGGTGAAGGAACTCACCCGCGGCCGCGAGGTGACCCTCGACGACTTCCACGACCTGTTTGCGGACCTCGACGTGGACGAGGAGACCCGCGAGGAACTGCTCGCGCTCACGCCCGCGACGTACGTCGGTCTCGCGGACGAACTCGTCGACGACATCGACAACTGAACCGCCTGTCGGGTCGTCGGGTCGACAGGAAGCGGCCCGACGAAGCGACGCGTCCTTTTTCTGCGGTCGGTCGAACGCGCCGCTGAGCCGAGCGAGCGTCAGGAGAAAACCGAAACCGCCTCAGAAGCCGACGGGCACGGAATATCGGCTTCGGCGCGGTTCGGGCACGGGTTCGGCGAGCGCCGGCACGGTTGGGCTGGACAGGCTGGTCCGTGCGAAATGGTTCGTCATGGGCTGGTGCGACGACGCAAGGCACTCACCGTAGCTGAATTATTTACTCATCATAGAATAAGTCTTTTGGTGGGGTGGTGCATTGGTGGGGGTATGAAAGCAATCGCCGTCAAGCGCGGGGAAGACAAGCCGGTCGTCATCGAGAAGCCGCGACCGGAACCCGACGCCGGGGAGGCGCTCGTCCGAACGCTTCGGGTCGGCGTGGACGGGACGGACCACGAGGTCATCGCCGGCGGCCACGGCGGGTTCCCCGAGGGGGAAGACCACCTCGTGCTCGGCCACGAGGCGGTCGGCGTCGTCGTCGACCCGAACGACACCGAACTGGAGGAAGGCGACATCGTCGTGCCGACGGTCCGCCGCCCGCCGGCGTCGGGGACGAATGAGTACTTCGAGAAGGACCAACCCGACATGGCCCCCGACGGGATGTACGCTGAGCGCGGCATCGTCGGCGCGCACGGCTTCATGTCCGAGTACTTCACCAGCCCGTCGGACTACCTCGTCCGCATCCCGCGCTCGCAGGCCGAACTCGGCTTCCTCATCGAGCCCATCTCCATCACCGAGAAGGCCCGAGAGCACGCCTACGCGAGCCGTTCCGCGTTCGACTGGAACCCCTCGTCGGCGCTCGTCCTCGGCAATGGGAGCCTCGGGCTCCTGACGCTCGCCATGCTGAAAGCCGACGATAAGGGCTACGAGAACCTCTACTGCCTCGGTCGGCGCGACCGCCCCGACCCGACTATCGACATCATGGAGAAACTCGGCGCGACCTACGTCGACTCCCGCGAGACCTCGGTCGAGGAGATTCCGGGTGCGCACGAGGATATGGACTTCATTTACGAGGCGACCGGGTTCCCCAAACACGCCATCCAGTCGGTGCAGGCGCTCGCGCCGAACGGCGTCGCCGCGCTCCTCGGCGTTCCGAGCGACTGGGAGTTCGAGGTCGACGCCGGCGCGTTCCACCGCGAGATGGTGCTCCACAACAAGGCGCTCGTCGGCAGCGTCAACTCCCACGTCAAGCACTTCGAGGCCGCGACCGTGACGTTCACCAAGCTTCCCCGCTGGTTCCTCCGCGACTTAGTCACCGGCGTCCACCCGCTGTCCGAGTTCGAAGCAGCATTCGAAGACGACGACACCACTATAAAAACCGCCATCGAATTCGGTACTGTATGAAGAACGTCGACGACCTCATCGCCAGCGCGGCTGAGCTCGCGGACCGTGGCCTCTCGAAAGGCGAGATTGCCGACGAGTTGAACGTCTCCCGCGAGACCGCCAGCTGGCTGGTCGAACGAAGCGGTGCGGCGACCGAACCCGAACCACAGGCGGAGCCTGAAGGCCCCGACGACATCCACGTCGATTGGAACGCCATCGGGAGCGGCGGCAAGCGCCTCACGTACGTCGGGCGCGCGCTCGCCGACCTGCTCATGGAGACGAACGGCGAAGCCGACGTGACCGTCGGTATCGAGAAGGCGGGCGTCCCCCTCGCGACCTCCGTCTCGCGCGAACTCGAAACGACCCTCGCCGCCTACTCGCCCGCGAAACACCAGTGGGACGAAGGCGACATCGAGGACCTCGGCGGCGGCTTCTCCCGGAACTTCGCGCCTGTCGAGGGACGGAACTGCTTCATCGTCGACGACACGGTGACGAGCGGCACGACTCTCCGCGAGACTATCGACGCCATCCGCTCCGAGGGCGGCGAACCCCTCGCGTGCGTGGTCATCGTCGACAAGCAGGGCGTCGAAGAGATTGACGGCGTCCCCGTCCACTCCCTCATCAACGTCGTCCGCGTCGGCGAGCAGTAAGCCGTCGTCACCGCCGGCACAGCGCGGCGGCACCGACCCGACCGCGACGCAACTCCTTTGTCCGCCCGGCCGTTACTTGGGAGCATGACTTTCCAACCGGAGAGCCTCGACCCCGAGGAAGTACAGTCCCGCGTCGACGAGGCGGTCGGGAACAACCACGTCGTCCTGTTCATGAAGGGCAACCGTCTGATGCCGCAGTGCGGCTACTCCGCGAAGGCGGTCGACCTCATCTCCCAGTACGTCGACGAGTTCGAGACGGTCGACGTGCTGCCCGCGCTCCCGCACTACCGCGAGGCGCTCAAGGAGAAAAGTGACTGGGAGACCATCCCCCAGACGTTCGTCGACGGCGAGTTCGTCGGCGGCAGCGACATCCTCGAAGAACTCGACGAGCGCGGCGACCTCGAAGCGACGCTGACCGGCGCGAACTGACCCCCGAAGCGTCCCGACAGACCGCCGGACTGCGGCCCGACGCCGACTTTGTATCTCTCGCCTAACGAGAAGGGGAGGCCATATAAGCCTCGAACTCGTACATCCACACAGGTATCGCCATCCGGGTGCGCCCGCACCGTGGCTCTCGTCGATACCGAAGCCAACAATGTCAGGCCGCGTATATCGACTCCATTCGACGTTGGAACTGCCACTCGAAGACGTGATGGACTACTTCGAAAACGACCCAGAACTACCGCCTGAGGTCGAGAACGTAGACATCACCCGCCGAAACAACACCCTCATCATCAAAGCCGTCTCCGCCGACGACAACCTCAGCAAGTACACGCCGACGGCCCAGTTGAAAGCGAGCGTAACGGAAAACCGCGTCTACGAAGAAGAGCCGCCCCGAGCGGGTGCGCCCAACTGGGGAGATGAAGAAGAAGAGGAGATTCCCTCCGAACTCGTCGAGTTCGCCTGCTTCAAGGGCGACCTCGAAACCGTGCTCCAGAACACGGCGCTCCAGTACCCGATGTTCCTCGTCCTCCGCGAGATTGCGATGCTCTCGGAGAAGGGGACGCTGACCGCCATCACCGAGGAAAGCGACGAACTGCAGGCGACGCGCATCGTCGAGGGCGAAGTCCGCGCCGCCTCCGTCGAAGTCGTCGAGAACCCCCAGCAGAACGGTTCCTCGGACAGCGGAATCAACTGGCGCGACAACAAGTTCATCTCCTAAACGCGTCGTATCTCCTCATCCCGTCACCGCCGAACCACGTGAGTCAGCGGCCCAAATCGTGTTCGGCGGTATCACGCGTCACACTAGTCCTCGGGCAAAAAGCATTTACACCGCCTAATTAGATGTAATTACACATCATGTCGGAAGCCGAATCCTTCCCGGACTACCTCGACGTCGACTACACCGACGGCGAAGGTGAGACGCCGGAGGACTACCCGAGTATCGAGGACAAGATCGAGAAGGCCATCGAGGTCACGAAGCAGGGACTCGAGCAGTACGAGAACCCCGCCGTGATGTGGACCGGTGGTAAGGACTCGACGCTCACGCTCTACTTCATCAAGGAGGTCGCAGAGCGCTACGACCTCGAAGTCCCGCCGGCAGTCTTCATCGACCACTACCAGCACTTCGACGAAATCATGGATTTCGTCAAGCACTGGGCCGACGAGTGGGACCTCGACGTCATCTGGGCGCGTAACGAGGACGTCGGCGCGTACGTCGACGAAAACGGCCTCGAACCCGGCGACGACATCCCGGTTTCCGAACTCTCGGAGCACAACCAGCACCACATCCGTAACATCCTCGAGTACGAGGAGGACACGTTCCCGTTCCTGCTCGACACCTACGTCGGCAACCACCTGCTGAAGACCGTCGCGCTCAACGACACCCTCGAAGAGTACGACATCGACGGCGTCATCTCCGGCGTCCGCTGGGACGAACAGGAAGCCCGCGCCGACGAGACGTTCTTCAGCCCCCGTCACAACCCCGACATCTACCCCCCGCACGACCGCATTCAACCCATCCTCCAGTTCGAAGAGAGCGCCGTCTGGGACGCCTTCTGGTACTTCGCGGTCCCGGACACCGTCGAGAACTACCCCGAGGACGGTTACGTCCCCACCAGCGACACCGACCTCCCCGAGGGTGTCACGCAGGAAGACGTGCCCGTCTCGCCGAAGTACTTCGCCGGCTTCCGGAGTCTCGGCAGTGAGGTCTCGACCGACAAGTCCGCCGAGGAACCGGCGTGGCTGCAGGACATGGAGAACACGACCGAGCGCGCGGGCCGCGCCCAGGACAAAGAGGACCTGATGGAGCGCCTGCGCGACCTCGGCTACATGTGAAGTCGGCCGAAATCTGACGCGAACATCGCGCCGCGACCACTTTTTCCCGGACTCGCTCCCGACAGCGACAGCGACTGTCTCACAGCGGAAACAGCGATATTCTCCGCGAGCGACACCCTCCCTATGAGCCCCGCGTTCCCCGACGACCTCGACCTCGACTACGACGACGGTCGAGACCAGACCGCCGCCGACTACCCGACGCTCGAAGACAAACTCGAAAAAGCGGTCGCAGTCACCACGACCGCGCTCGAACAGTACGAGCGCCCGGCCGTCATGTGGACCGGCGGCAAGGACTCCACGCTCGTCCTCTACGTCGTCCGTGAGGTCGCCGCCGACATGGGCGTCGACGTGCCGCCCGTCGTCTTCATCGACCACTTCGAGCATTTCGACGAGACCGAGGCGTTCGTCCGCGAGTGGGCCGACCGCTGGGACCTCGACCTCGTCGTCGCCCGCAACGAGGACTTCGCGCGCCTCGGCGCGTCGCCCGGCGACGAGATTCCCCTCTCGAACCTCGGCGACGACACCCGCCGCGAACTCGCCCGCCTCGGCTACGAGGGCGAGACCGTCGTCCTCGACGCCGACAGCTTCGAGGGTAACCACCTCTTGAAGACCGTCGCGCTCAACGACACCCTCGAAGCGCGCGGTTTCGACGGCGTCTTCTCGGGCGTCCGCTGGGACGAACAGGAGTCCCGCGCCGACGAGACGTTCTTCAGCCCCCGCCACGACTCCGAGAAGTACCCGCCGCACGACCGCGTCCACTCCATCCTCCAGTTCGAGGAGGCCGACGTGTGGGCGGCGTTCTGGAACTACATCGTCCCCGACTCGGTCGAGGGCTACCCCGCAGGCCACGTCCCCGCCGCTCTCGATGACCTCCCCGAAGGCGTCGAACCCGCCGACCTGCCCGTCTCGCCGAAGTACTTCGAGGGCTACCGCTCGCTCGGTACCGAATCCGGGTCCGCAAAGTCCGACGACCGCCCCGCGTGGGTGCAGGACCTCGGCGCGAGCGCGGAACGCGAGGGGCGCGCGCAGGACAAAGAGGACCTGATGGGTCGGCTCCGCGATTTGGGCTACATGTAAGGCAACGGGAGTCGCTCGAAACGAGTCCGCGGCG contains the following coding sequences:
- the gfcR gene encoding transcriptional regulator GfcR; the encoded protein is MKNVDDLIASAAELADRGLSKGEIADELNVSRETASWLVERSGAATEPEPQAEPEGPDDIHVDWNAIGSGGKRLTYVGRALADLLMETNGEADVTVGIEKAGVPLATSVSRELETTLAAYSPAKHQWDEGDIEDLGGGFSRNFAPVEGRNCFIVDDTVTSGTTLRETIDAIRSEGGEPLACVVIVDKQGVEEIDGVPVHSLINVVRVGEQ
- the purB gene encoding adenylosuccinate lyase, producing MTDADRHDPLYAVSPLDGRYASRTAPLAPHVSEAALMRARVEVEVEYLLALADLDVTPLSFTEAERADLRALYEEFDADDADLVKRLEVEGAEGFSATNHDVKAVEYFIRTETDESVHPWIHFGLTSEDVNNLAQRLMVKGAVEEVIVPELRDTRDELVSLAQEFRDVPMLARTHGQPATPTTFGKEMAVYAARLGRTLARVEAATDDLAGKLAGASGVYAAHVAAYPDVDWRAFSREFVGSLGLDHTALATQVNPCDDLAALFDAVRGVNNVLVDLDRDAWLYVSDRYLGQEAVEGETGSSTMPHKVNPIDFENSEGNLSKANADLTFLADYVTTSRLQRDLSDSTVKRNVGAAFAHCLIGYKKTQTGLGKVVPNEQVMRDELDDTPAIIGEAVQTILRREGDTQAYERVKELTRGREVTLDDFHDLFADLDVDEETREELLALTPATYVGLADELVDDIDN
- a CDS encoding phosphoadenosine phosphosulfate reductase family protein codes for the protein MSEAESFPDYLDVDYTDGEGETPEDYPSIEDKIEKAIEVTKQGLEQYENPAVMWTGGKDSTLTLYFIKEVAERYDLEVPPAVFIDHYQHFDEIMDFVKHWADEWDLDVIWARNEDVGAYVDENGLEPGDDIPVSELSEHNQHHIRNILEYEEDTFPFLLDTYVGNHLLKTVALNDTLEEYDIDGVISGVRWDEQEARADETFFSPRHNPDIYPPHDRIQPILQFEESAVWDAFWYFAVPDTVENYPEDGYVPTSDTDLPEGVTQEDVPVSPKYFAGFRSLGSEVSTDKSAEEPAWLQDMENTTERAGRAQDKEDLMERLRDLGYM
- a CDS encoding glutaredoxin, coding for MTFQPESLDPEEVQSRVDEAVGNNHVVLFMKGNRLMPQCGYSAKAVDLISQYVDEFETVDVLPALPHYREALKEKSDWETIPQTFVDGEFVGGSDILEELDERGDLEATLTGAN
- a CDS encoding phosphoadenosine phosphosulfate reductase family protein, yielding MSPAFPDDLDLDYDDGRDQTAADYPTLEDKLEKAVAVTTTALEQYERPAVMWTGGKDSTLVLYVVREVAADMGVDVPPVVFIDHFEHFDETEAFVREWADRWDLDLVVARNEDFARLGASPGDEIPLSNLGDDTRRELARLGYEGETVVLDADSFEGNHLLKTVALNDTLEARGFDGVFSGVRWDEQESRADETFFSPRHDSEKYPPHDRVHSILQFEEADVWAAFWNYIVPDSVEGYPAGHVPAALDDLPEGVEPADLPVSPKYFEGYRSLGTESGSAKSDDRPAWVQDLGASAEREGRAQDKEDLMGRLRDLGYM
- a CDS encoding glucose 1-dehydrogenase, which encodes MKAIAVKRGEDKPVVIEKPRPEPDAGEALVRTLRVGVDGTDHEVIAGGHGGFPEGEDHLVLGHEAVGVVVDPNDTELEEGDIVVPTVRRPPASGTNEYFEKDQPDMAPDGMYAERGIVGAHGFMSEYFTSPSDYLVRIPRSQAELGFLIEPISITEKAREHAYASRSAFDWNPSSALVLGNGSLGLLTLAMLKADDKGYENLYCLGRRDRPDPTIDIMEKLGATYVDSRETSVEEIPGAHEDMDFIYEATGFPKHAIQSVQALAPNGVAALLGVPSDWEFEVDAGAFHREMVLHNKALVGSVNSHVKHFEAATVTFTKLPRWFLRDLVTGVHPLSEFEAAFEDDDTTIKTAIEFGTV
- the purH gene encoding bifunctional phosphoribosylaminoimidazolecarboxamide formyltransferase/IMP cyclohydrolase, whose translation is MVTIAGLASNRGRNLRNIADRAPGGAELGVVVSNSADAPVLDWADEHGIPSEVVERGDDESRESHEERILDALADYDFDIVCLDGYMRVLTSTFLDAAPTTLNVHPSLLPAFPGMDAHEQVLDAGVKTTGCTVHVVNEEVDAGPIVTQEAVPVYTDDDADDLKSRVLYDAEFKAYPRAVRWFAEGRVTVEDDSVTVEGDVDAGLPERRVTSEDRYDELRYGENPHQDAAVYVDETCDEASVVGAPQLNEGAKGLSYNNYNDADGALNIIKEFDEPAAAVIKHTNPAGCATADTLAEAYADALATDPMSAFGGIVALNRECDAETAELIIDSFKEVVVAPGYTDDALDVLTEKKNLRVLDVGELGERTETYTEKALVGGRLVQERDLWTPTLDDLEVVTETEPTDEQLETMLFAWKVLKHVKSNGILFVKGTETVGVGMGQVSRVDAVELAAMKAEEHAEGKDAQGAIMASDAFFPFPDGVEKAADVGIEAVIQPGGSVNDEDVIEACDERGIAMVFTGQRCFRHD